tggaagaaaatggagaatcgcctgatattgaagctaacgatgcatgtaaaacacaggtattgtgttaagaaactcaaatactcgatttgcatgcgtttgtgtgcttttgtaaacaagaaaaaccgattattgcatgcattgaacaccccataatcggaagttaactcagttaccaaaacttccgaatatggggtgtctaaccttctatattggccccttggaaccacctagagccatggcatggtttgttttgaacttgtaatattcggaggataatattttttgtaaagttccgaatgtacgatggcccaaaaatcagaatttgggaaaaactgatacttttcaaattttgaacttcaaataatcggaagttaactcagttaccaaaacttccgaatatggggtgtctaaccttctatattggcccttggaaccacctagagccatggcatggtttgttttgaacttgtaatattcggaggataatcttttttgtaaagttccgaatgtacgatgggccaaaaatcagaatttgggaaaaactgatacttttcaaattttgaacttcaaataatcggaagttaactcagttaccaaaacttccgaatatggagtgtctaaccttctatattggcccttggaaccacctagagccatggcatggtttgttttgaacttgtaatattcggaggataatcttttttgtaaagttccgaatgtacgatggcccaaaaatcagaatttgggaaaaactgatacttttcaaattttgaacttcaaataatcggaagttaactcagttaccaaaacttccgaatatggggtgtctaaccttctatattggcccttggaaccacctagagccatggcatggtttgttttgaacttgtaatattcggaggataatattttttgtaaagttccgaatgtacgatggcccaaaaatcagaatttgggaaaaactgatacttttcaaattttgaacttcaaataatcggaagttaacttagttaccaaaattttcgaatgtaccacacatatcattgtcatttgaacttgtctaacttagttacccaaacttccgaatgtacaacacaaatcattgttatttatctgctcttctttactttacgaccgtgactacctcccagtcctgcacgatcacgggtttgagcaccttcagttggagcagcttcagttggagcagcttcagcgctcgatgaagctcgagttcttttacccgtctttgatactgccaccttgggttgatgcctcttcgtgactttctccccaaactgggaagCATAATCTTCgctatccatattatcaactagatctctagcctctttgatcttctcagctggcatgggatctccgctcttcaggcatgcagttaacattttagaaacacgcttgaacctattcacctgattttatacgtaatgacataacatcaaacggtaattacctaagatttataggaataatataaaatgaacaaaaatataagaacacgcaccagtctatcataaccagctggtttgtctttgatgatacaattataacttgaacccgccgcagtagtgttggatttgatttcacggataaccaaaggatgtgataccttgttataccaactcatatagtctggagaattttcatcacctcgggtggttcgtctaccagtgtcgataatgaagtcattcctcttatcccagttatcaagaacagaaggtgggcctgtgtgaacaatcgtgagattatcaccactagaagagcacaactccaactccaatttgtagtaatcccccattttctccacaggttgctgttgtatatacccgtgttgtcgcatcaccctagaggggttatacataaCATAtcatgtggggtgccacaatggtccaaaataaagggacaagtccgaccgaacatttatatgcccactggctcgatcttccttgtatggatcaaagcatacgtccgaggccttcaattggtccaaaatctccctcatgcgaatcaactgctgctcttttttcctagaacggttgtcttcaaatatatactttgttcctctaggagtacctttgcaccaccccgggttctctccggccaacttcaggatagggaagtggtcatagatccatgcctatatacataagaaaccaagttttagtaaatagattgtgtatattcggtagtaatttccaaacattatttcctattatatataatcggaaatacaactgagtacctatccaccgaataccaaacattcggaaatagagatggataatgtcctaccgaatatgcgtcatttggagttcagtaacctatagtttttttggcctgtatattcggttctaatatcaaaagaatatttccgattgtatataatcggaaaacaaagtaagtacctaaccaccgaataaccaacattcgggaaaagagatggataatgtcctaccgaatatgcgtcatttggagttcagtaacctatagattttctggcctgtatattcggttctaatatcaaaagaatattgccgattgtatataatcggaaaacaaagtaagtacctaaccaccgaataaccaacattcgggaaaagagatggataatgtCCTACCGAATATgagtcatttggagttcagtaacctatagcttttctggcatgtatattcggttctaatatcaaaagaatatttcatattgtatataatcggaaaacaaaataagtacctaaccaccgaataaccaacattcggaaaaagagatggatcatttcctaccgaatatgcgtcatttggagttatggatatgcatcatatgtattgtctaccgaataactatagagtgagttatagagttaaagaaaaaacctgcaatagagccacgttcccggcaacttggcaggttcctagcctcgaagcctttctcaactcttccatcaagaatgctaggcatgccgtgccccaagaatagtcaccgacttcatggagaggatccaaaagttgtataaggttggtgtcgatccggttgccagaagtattggggaatatgacacatcccaatacacaaaggagatatgcggtggcagcgtggttcacttgctcatcagttaacgttccattcttttccttctccaaggtgcctcgaaacatattcatcaaagatgtaatgttgatctgtattgttctgtaacttgcatgcctcctaaactctgttgttgttgtctcttcatcccaacctaagcactttttagttagagcataaagttgtgcccaacttaactgctttgtgtagttaaacttcacagctgtgccttggtcgggaaggttaagaatctgcacaacatcatccggagtaatcgtcatctccccaaacgacatatggaaagtatcggtctcaggatacattctctccacgaacgccgatatggccacacgatcatgttccaacaatgaattctcggcggcattagctaaccccgagttgtcaacaattgacttgaacctttcacattcaccggataaaggccacgcaagcatttttgttggtgcggcggtaggtttgagtagacggaccgcatcttgatgatcctattaaagtacataaaaaaattcttaatacaaatattacgatataacacatagacaatacattaataaaaaatagtaattttattacctcggtttcgtatatttctctggcccatgagtctttgtatccaaatagaaattttcctccatccgccggtagcccaaggattgtgcctgctagaatacccttcttcttcaagtgctgagggacaagatgtgatgctttcttagcaatatccttctttacaccatcttttccttttttggctttttgggtaccacttggttgtccttcttcttctactcttggcactggatcaactggttcaatttcatggtggggtgtaacttgtggagcagttggttctgcactttgttgagcggcttgttcaacacttggttgcaccccttgttcactgccttgttgttctacactttgttcagcacttggttgcactccttgttgactgctttgttcttgtaagctttgttgagcacttgaattatctttggcgctcctttccctcctagcactagctgtcactttcttcctcctttctcgactttgtctaaacaacaaagaaaggaacaatatttacaaactatacaatcggaagacaaagtatggaaatataacccgaatgtacacattcagacgtaaaaagacacatactgttcccgaatacaaaacaatcgaaagctaactaaacatatttacaaccgaatatgcatcaattggagttcagaagctctaaatttttcatcctacacaatcggaagaaaaagtacaaaactataacccgaataaacaaattcggaagtaagaagacacatatttttcccgaatgaaaaacaatcggaatataactgaACATGTTTataaccgaatattcatcaactggagttcagaaactctaaaattttatcctacacaatcggaggtataaaacattatattgtcttccgaataaatactggccccaaaatggaatttttcctatatcagaaattttgagattttttcaatatatatattcggtagtgagtgtacttccgaatattgtgtgtctacttaaatatattcggaagccaaaaaattcatcaaactaccgattattaccagtttgtatccaggaagatatggccaacaatattcagcagataaccaacaaatatatctcccgaatactgtcgatgttcttgagaaacgaagaacacgactacattcggaagtaaataagcatgaatatcgcccgaatctggataaaaaccgaaaaccctagaaattttttttctcgattcgtcgaattaaagcgaaataaacaccaaaaatgatagattcttacctaattggggccatttgaagttgacgaagtgtttgactatcggaatcgccaccaccgactacattgccgggtacttgttcttcgcgttcttcttcatttgcagcaagaatttctttatttcttgctaaaatctcaatctttggatcgatatcccgagcaacatttttggttctagatctgtgggtttcatttcccttatccattgttttataaacgaatcgacgatgttttgattttacgattcgcggcgatgtttcggttgaacgagggaaagttttttttcttccaccatcggaagatatgaaactggaagaaaaaGAGTTGAactgagtagaattttttttgatttggtttttatacggttttaccagaagggcatttatgtaacttcaatatcatataggataccccttaactagagtctttggatgggtataaattgatggcccctaaatccttttgagtggcccctaaaaacgcgaggataaaAAAGAGAATCACCAAACCATAAACGTTCTGATCTCGATACCATTACAAGAATATTCACAATCTTCAGCAACCATCAACACACAAACTAACTTGGAGGTTACAAATATAGAAGAGGAATAAAATAAACACAATGAAACCTATACAACCACACAAATACTAAAATATCAGACAAGACAAAAACCTCCCAAAAGGTTAGTCCACTTTCAGACTTTCTCGCTACCTTAGTTAAAAGTCAGAAGCCACCGATGTCCTCCGATTTTCCATTTGAGTCATCGGGGCTTTTTAGTCATTGAATATTGCGAACAAGTCCACTTCGTGATACATTTCTGCATATTataaagaaaaacatgatcagTTTGACTCAACTCAAAACAACTAGATAGGATGAATACAAATCATGCAGCCATGCAACAGACTAAGAATAGAAGAAAAAGGGCCTCTTTTTGACAGTACAACTCAAAACTAAAAGATTAAGGTTGTTTAGCATTAGACTATTCAATTGCACGCCACAATAACTATGCATCATGTCCAGTACAAATCCCATTTCTACAGTATTTGAAGTTGCACAAAAATAATTAAAGAGATACAGCTTCGCCGCAAAATTTAATTTGGAACCAAAAGggcttctaatttggaatatttatTCTCAGGTTTTTAGTTGAGGAGAAACTGAAGCTATCTATTTTTGTGCATGTCATTAAGATAATATCCATGCAACAGGTTTTCACAATAAAATATATGTACCTCCCAGGAAGCAGCTGAGAACTGCTTGCAGAACCCTTCGAGTTACCGAGTCGTTTAGATCTGTTCTCGTGTTCTTTATCTACGCGCATAGCAGCTACCTCCTTTTCCATTGCAGCTACTTCCCTCCTCATCTTCTTTGCCTCGACCTCCATTGCCTTGGTCAACGTATCCACCTTCTTTGCTAGCATCTGGAACCACCACGATTGGAAATAAAAAAATGAGTTTGCATGGTCATAGATTTTTAACAATGAGGCGAAGACTGAAAATTACGTGGATTTGAGGTCTCAGATTAAAGATTTAAATCACGTGCTTAAAGAAAAATAATTTGTCGCAGCATCGAAAGGTGAAAAAAAGGTCACATGTTCTTGATCTAGATGATGAAAGTAAGGTGAAAAGAATGAGGTGGTACCATACAATTTAATGAAAAACACTGGTCGGAATATCAATTTCAATAATGCAGTACAGAAAGAAAGCTGACCTCAATAGCATCATCCTTGTCTTTAAGGCTCTGATCTTTTTCGTGGCTAGCTTTCCTCAGGCCAATAACCTCTTTTTGCAGCATGTCATATAATAATCCAGAGACAGAATCTTCTGAATCAACAATCGGAAAGTCACTAGGTTTTCTGTCAGGACTcccttttaagtcgttaaccccaCTATCTCTGGCATCAATAGATTTATTGAGCGAATGGTTCAGGTTTATTCCATTAGGAAGCAATTTACCCCTGTCTAATGATCTGGTACCTCCATCAAACGACTTTGATGTCCCTTTTGCATGCTTCAGAATAGCAGCGGAACCCGAGGACATGGTAGGTCTTAACTGGGAAGTTGGTGTTTTCTTGGGTAAAAATCCGTTGGAAGATAATTTGGAAATGTTATCTGCTCCGCCAAGGGATTGACGACGCGAACGCCCATTGCTTATACTTCTTCCTTCTGGAGTTCGGCTAATTGCAGGGGATCCCCTTAATCCTTCCTCTAGAACCTTGAGTCGCAGGTGAAACTTTTCCTGAAAGGTACATAGTGTATTGGTCAGCAACCTACGAGATGACAAAGAAATGATGATAATTTGTTTTGTAGTTCATGCATACTTTTAGTTGTGCTTCAGATTTGGCAGCTCTCTCTGCAATCGCAAGTTTGTCTCGAAGTTGCTGCATTTCTCCCTACAATAACAGTTCCAATTATAATACCAACATAATATGAATCCAGAAACATACACGCACATCTGAAGAATGATAAGAATGGTTGATATAATTCAAAGCATACCTGCAAAAACCTTCGATCTTCAAGCCATTGTCTTACAGGCATCACtttatcattagcatctttccattCATTAGCTACTACAACTGCAACCCTATTTGCTGTGACCTTCGCACGAGCTAGTTCTCTGTCGAGGGTTTTTCTCTCCTCctacaaaaatcataaaaaacaaCTAATAATTTAGGTCAATCCATGAACGCCCACAGCAAACAAATAAATAGTTTAAAGAATCTAAAAAATACTGTAGCAACAAATATATGAAAAACACTTTACATTCATCTCTTGAACTTTCCGTTGGTAGTCTCTCACAGCATTTGCTGCTGCTCCACCAGCAAGAACAGCCT
This genomic stretch from Papaver somniferum cultivar HN1 chromosome 5, ASM357369v1, whole genome shotgun sequence harbors:
- the LOC113282534 gene encoding microtubule-associated protein 70-2-like, producing the protein MADLPGDNDGFSSITMMSDFNYSGGSGGRMGNEVGAPPSIGSASFKEGGRSLRRRPSVRPSLDADEFINLLHGSDPVKVELNRLENEVRDKDRELTDAQAEIKALRLSERSRERAVEELTDELSKVDGKLKLTESLLESKNLEIKKINDEKKASMAAQFAAEATLRRVHAAQKDDDMPPIEAILAPLEAELKLARQEIAKLQDDNKALDRLTKSKEAALLEAERTVQVALAKASMVDDLQNKNQELMKQIEICQEENKILDKMHRQKVAEVEKLSTTVRELEEAVLAGGAAANAVRDYQRKVQEMNEERKTLDRELARAKVTANRVAVVVANEWKDANDKVMPVRQWLEDRRFLQGEMQQLRDKLAIAERAAKSEAQLKEKFHLRLKVLEEGLRGSPAISRTPEGRSISNGRSRRQSLGGADNISKLSSNGFLPKKTPTSQLRPTMSSGSAAILKHAKGTSKSFDGGTRSLDRGKLLPNGINLNHSLNKSIDARDSGVNDLKGSPDRKPSDFPIVDSEDSVSGLLYDMLQKEVIGLRKASHEKDQSLKDKDDAIEMLAKKVDTLTKAMEVEAKKMRREVAAMEKEVAAMRVDKEHENRSKRLGNSKGSASSSQLLPGRNVSRSGLVRNIQ